From Phoenix dactylifera cultivar Barhee BC4 unplaced genomic scaffold, palm_55x_up_171113_PBpolish2nd_filt_p 000897F, whole genome shotgun sequence, a single genomic window includes:
- the LOC103698288 gene encoding trans-resveratrol di-O-methyltransferase-like produces MAFEATADELLQAQVHVFHHVLASVGSMGLKCAIQLGIPDAIHAQGRPLTITELASFLPVAPTKSPALHRLMRMLAHMGFFSVEKDPNGSDEHAYSLTPNSKILVKDSPTSLASWVLFSLDSTILAPSHFLGLWLQADQPDIPFEMSYGKPLFEMTGDDPAFNRLFNEAMASDSRLTMKSVVARCKDAFQGVSALVDVGGGDGTSARAIAEAFPSIKRIIVYDLPHVIATVPKSPRVEAIAGNMFEHIPPAQAVFLKLILHDWTDEQCVKILKLCKEAIPEREDGGKVLILDMVMNVSSESSAAMTQVQRFWDIAMLCSTPGKERQEHEWRKIFFEAGFTNYKISSLGTRSLIEVFP; encoded by the exons ATGGCGTTCGAAGCCACCGCCGACGAGCTTTTGCAAGCCCAGGTCCATGTCTTCCACCACGTTCTCGCCAGCGTCGGCTCCATGGGCCTCAAGTGCGCGATCCAATTGGGCATCCCCGACGCTATCCACGCCCAGGGTCGGCCCCTCACCATCACCGAGCTCGCCTCCTTCCTCCCCGTCGCCCCCACCAAATCCCCTGCCCTCCACCGTCTCATGCGCATGCTCGCCCACATGGGCTTTTTCTCCGTCGAAAAGGATCCCAACGGCTCGGACGAGCACGCTTACTCCCTCACCCCCAACTCCAAAATCCTCGTCAAGGACAGCCCCACCAGCCTCGCCTCCTGGGTCCTTTTCTCCCTGGACTCCACCATCTTGGCGCCGTCGCACTTCCTGGGCCTCTGGTTGCAGGCGGATCAGCCCGACATCCCCTTCGAGATGAGCTACGGCAAGCCGCTTTTCGAGATGACGGGCGACGACCCCGCGTTCAACCGCCTCTTCAACGAGGCGATGGCCAGCGACTCGCGCCTCACCATGAAGTCGGTGGTCGCCCGGTGCAAAGACGCGTTCCAGGGAGTCTCGGCTCTCGTCGATGTCGGCGGGGGCGACGGGACGTCGGCGAGGGCGATCGCCGAGGCCTTCCCGAGCATAAAGCGCATCATCGTCTATGACCTCCCTCATGTGATTGCTACTGTGCCCAAAAGTCCGCGGGTCGAAGCTATCGCTGGGAACATGTTCGAACACATTCCGCCAGCTCAAGCAGTGTTTCTCAAG CTGATTTTGCATGACTGGACTGACGAGCAATGCGTGAAGATACTGAAGCTGTGCAAGGAAGCAATTCCTGAGAGAGAAGATGGAGGAAAAGTGTTGATTTTGGATATGGTTATGAACGTTAGTAGTGAAAGTAGTGCTGCGATGACACAGGTGCAGCGTTTCTGGGACATTGCAATGCTCTGCAGCACACCAGGAAAGGAGCGACAGGAGCATGAATGGAGGAAAATTTTCTTCGAAGCAGGTTTCACAAATTACAAGATCAGCTCGTTGGGTACTCGCTCCTTGATCGAGGTCTTCCCTTGA